One genomic window of Carassius gibelio isolate Cgi1373 ecotype wild population from Czech Republic chromosome A10, carGib1.2-hapl.c, whole genome shotgun sequence includes the following:
- the LOC128021010 gene encoding ubiquitin-like protein 3, whose product MTGNIPVDMINLRLILVSGKTKEFLFSPNDSAADIAKHVYDNWPMDWEEEQVSSPNILRLIYQGRFLHGNVTLGALKLPFGKTTVMHLVARETLPEPNSQGQRNREKTGESNCCVIL is encoded by the exons ATGACGGGAAACATCCCAGTTGACATG atcaaCTTGAGACTCATCTTGGTGAGTGGAAAGACAAAAGAGTTCCTGTTCTCACCAAACGACTCCGCGGCCGACATCGCCAAGCATGTGTATGACAACTGGCCAATGG ACTGGGAAGAAGAGCAAGTGAGCAGTCCTAACATCCTGCGCCTCATCTACCAGGGCCGATTCCTACATGGAAATGTGACGCTAGGAG CTTTAAAACTGCCTTTCGGAAAAACCACAGTGATGCATTTAGTTGCCAGAGAGACGCTGCCTGAGCCAAATTCCCAAG GTCAGAGGAACCGGGAAAAGACTGGAGAGAGCAACTGTTGTGTGATCCTGTAA